A segment of the Rhizobium sp. ZPR4 genome:
GGAATCGGGCAAGCTGCCGACGCTCTATGGTGATCTGGCGGATGAACTCGGATGCGGCTTCTTCGATGCCAATACGGTCGCCGTCACCACGCCGCTCGATGGCGTTCATCTCGATGCGGAAAACACCCGGGCGCTCGGTCGCGGCCTCGAGCCGATCGTGCGGATGATGCTCGGTCTCTGATAAATTCAAGGCGCCGGCTCTGACCCGCCGCCAGCAATAAGGCAGGAAACACATGGCTGAGAATTACGACGTCATTATCATCGGCTCCGGTCCGGGCGGTTATGTCGCCGCCGTGCGCGCCGGCCAGCTTGGCCTGAAGACCGCGATCGTCGAGCGCGAGCATCTGGGCGGCATCTGCCTCAACTGGGGCTGCATTCCCACGAAGGCGCTGCTCCGTTCAGCCGAAATTCTCGATCATTCCAACCATCTGAAGGATTACGGCCTCGTTCTCGAAGGCAAGGTAAGCGCGGATGTGAAGGCAGTGGTCGCCCGCTCGCGCGGTGTCTCCGCCCGCCTCAACCAAGGCGTCGGCTTCCTGATGAAGAAGAACAAGGTCGACGTGATCTGGGGCGAAGCCAAGATCACCAAGGCTTCGACTGGCGCTCAGCCGGGCGAAATCGTCGTCAGCAAGTCGACCAAGCCCATCGTCGAACCGCAGCATCCGGTGCCGAAGAACGTCAAGGGCGAGGGCACCTACACCGCCAAGCACATCATCGTCGCGACCGGCGCCCGTCCGCGCGCTCTGCCCGGCATCGAGCCGGATGGCAAGCTGATCTGGACCTATTTCGAAGCGCTGAAGCCGGACTTCCTACCGAAGTCGCTGCTCGTCATGGGCTCGGGCGCGATCGGCATCGAATTCGCAAGCTTCTATCGCTCGATGGGTGTCGATGTCACCGTCGTCGAAGTCATGCCGACCATCATGCCGGTCGAAGATGCCGAAATCTCCGGTATTGCCCGCAAGCAGCTTGAAAAGCGCGGCCTGAAGATCTTCACCAAGGCGAAGGTCATCAAGGTCGACAAGGCTGCCAACTCGATCACCGCCCATGTCGAAACCGAAGACGGCAAGGTTCAGCAGATCGTTGCCGATCGCATGATTTCGGCTGTCGGCGTGCAGGGCAATATCGAAAACCTCGGCCTCGAGGCGCTTGGCGTGAAGACAGACCGTGGTTGCGTCGTTATCGACGGCTACGGCAAGACCAATGTTCCCGGCATCTACGCGATCGGCGATGTCGCCGGCCCGCCGATGCTGGCACACAAGGCCGAGCACGAAGGCGTCGTCTGCATCGAAAAGATCGCCGGCCAGCCGAATGTTCATCCGACCGACAAGGGCAAGGTGCCGGGCTGCACCTATTGCCATCCGCAGGTTGCCTCTGTCGGCCTGACGGAAGCCAAGGCCAAGGAACTCGGCCACGACATCCGCGTCGGCCGTTTCTCCTTCGTTGCCAACGGCAAGGCGATCGCGCTCGGTGAAGACCAGGGTCTCTGCAAGGTCGTATTCGACAAGAAGACCGGCGAGCTTCTGGGTGCGCACATGGTCGGCGCCGAAGTGACCGAACTCATCCAGGGCTTCGTCGTCGCCATGAACCTGGAGACGACGGAAGAAGAACTGATGCACACGATCTTCCCGCATCCGACCGTTTCGGAAACGATGAAGGAAGCCGTGCTGGACGCCTATGGCCGAGTGCTGAACGCTTGATAATTTCCTGCCATGCCCTTTATCCAGGGGGTGGAAAACGGGAAAGGAAATCAACATGTCTATCACGACGGAAGGTTGGATCGTCTTTCTTCTCATCGGGCTGGTCGCGGGGTTTCTCGCCAGCCTGATCGTTGGCGGAGGCGGGCTCATCAGTTGCCTGGTGAGCGGTGTGATCGGCGCTTTCGTGGGCGGTTTCCTGTTCCATTATTTCGGGATATCGCTCGGTATTCAAAATGCGCTTGTCGTGGAGATCATCCATGCCACGGTCGGCGCGATTATCGTGGTGCTGTTGGCGAGAGTGATCGTCTAGAGCACCTCAGCAATAAGCCTGAAACGAGGGTTTGATGGAAAGTATCGGTTGGCTGGGTCTGATCATCATCGGCGGTCTTGCGGGCTGGCTCGCGGGCAAGCTGATGGATGCGCGCTATGGGGTCATCCTCAACATCATCCTCGGCATCGCCGGCTCGGTCGTGGCTGCAGCGTTGATGGTAGCCTTGCATGTCGGCGTACCCGGCGGCCGGCTTGGCTTTTTCATCACCGGTTTCATCGGTGCATGCATTCTGATATTCCTCGCCAAATTCGCTCGGCGATGAAGGGCCGCATCTGAGCGGCGGAAAGTAGACGTTTCATGGTGACCATTCTCGACACGATCAACCCGGACGCCAAGCGCGTGCGACACCCGGAAAAGGCCCATCGGCCGGATACGGAAGTCTTGCGCAAGCCGGACTGGATTCGTGTGAAGGCGCCGACATCGAAGGGATATGCCGAAACCCGCTCGATCGTGAAGGAGCACAAGCTCGTCACGGTCTGCGAGGAGGCCGGTTGCCCGAATATCGGCGAATGCTGGGACAAGAAGCACGCGACCTTCATGATCATGGGCGAGATCTGTACCCGCGCCTGTGCCTTCTGCAACGTCGCGACCGGTAAGCCGAACGCTCTCGACATGGCCGAGCCGGATAACGTTGCCAAGGCCGTCAAGCAGATGGGCCTCAGCCATGTCGTCATCACCTCGGTCGACCGCGACGATCTGGAAGACGGCGGCGCCGAACATTTCGAGAAGGTCATCTGGGCGATCCGCGCCGCTTCGCCGGCAACGACGATCGAGATCCTGACGCCGGACTTCCTGAAGAAGCCGGGCGCCCTGGAGCGCGTCGTCGCCGCAAAGCCCGACGTCTTCAATCACAATCTGGAAACCGTGCCCGGCAATTACCTGAAGGTTCGCCCCGGCGCGCGCTACTTCCATTCCGTTCGCCTGCTGCAGCGGGTCAAGGAACTGGACCCGACCATGTTCACCAAGTCGGGCATCATGGTCGGCCTCGGTGAGGAGCGCAATGAAGTGCTGCAGCTGATGGACGACCTGCGCACCGCCGACGTCGACTTCCTCACCATCGGTCAGTATCTGCAGCCGACACGCAAGCATCACCAGGTGATGAGCTTCGTCACGCCGGAAGAGTTCAAGTCCTATGAGACCGTGGCTTACACCAAGGGCTTCCTGATGGTCGCCTCGAGCCCGCTGACGCGCTCGTCGCATCACGCCGGCGATGATTTCGAGCGGCTTCGTGCTGCCCGCGAAAAGAAGCTACTGCTGGCCGCCGAATAAGCCCAGCCGGACGCATCTACTTTCGAACGAACCGCGGCGAGTGTGCCGCGGTTTTTTCGTTCTGTCATTCATCTGTCATCGACGCGGCCTAGGGAACACCCCCGCCGTTTGTCACCGGTATCGGCGCTTTAGATTCGATCATGGAGCTGGACCGTGGAGCAGACTATCGCGCCGCTGGCGCTTTCGTGCGCCGTCGATACTGAAGAGGCGGCATCTATCCTGCAAAAGGCAGAACGTATTCTTGTCATCGGCTGTTCCGGCACCGGCAAGAGCACCCTCGCACAGGCGATCGCGTCGTTGCGCGACCTGACCTACGTGTCGATGGATCGCGATATCTTCTGGTTGCCCGGCTGGAAGTCACGGCCGCGTCCGGAAGCCATTGCGCTGATCGAGCAGGCGGTCGCCGGACCGCGCTGGATCATGGACGGCAACAGCCCCGGAACCTTGCCCCTGCGGCTACCGCGCACCGATATCGTCATATGGCGACGGCCGTCGCGGCACGTGGCGCTACGCGGCGTGATTTCGCGCTGGCTGCGTTACAGGGGTCGGTCGCGGCCCGAAATGGCGCCGGGATGCCCCGAGCGGCTGGACTGGAAATTCCTGCGTTACATCTGGACATTCGAGCGTGACGAGGCGCCGCAGTTTCAGGACATGCTGGCACGGTACGGCAGCAATGTGCCGGTCGTGACACTGAAATCCTACCGCGATGGCGAGGAATTGCTGTCGCGGCTGCGAAGCAAAATCTGAGGGGTTGTCATGGATCAGCTTGTGATGCCGTCGTTGCGCAACGAAGTGCGCGATCTCGCCGAAGCGGCCGATCATATCCGCAGGGCGAACCGAATCCTCGTCATGGGCTGCTCCGGCGGCGGCAAGTCGACCCTGTCGCAGAAGATTGCCACCCGCTTCGGCCTTGCCTATGTCTCGATCGATCGCGACGTCCTGTGGCTGCCGGGCTGGGTCGAGCGCGCAAAGGACGAGCAGCGCGCCATCATTGTCGCCAAGGTTCAGGAAGAGCGATGGATCCTGGATGGCACCAACCCTTCGACATTCGATGTGCGTCTGCCACGTACGGATTTCGTTATCTGGGTGCGGATGCCGCGGCTGTTATGCGTATGGGGCGTGGTGTCCCGCTGGATCAGATGGATGGGCCGCACGCGCCCGGAAATGGCGCCAAGCTGCATCGAGAAGGTCGACTGGCAATTCCTGCGGTTCATCTGGACGTTTGAGGAGAAGTTTGCGCCGAGAGTTCTGGCCGGCCTCGCGCAGCATGGGCCTGATGTGCCTGTCCTCCAATTGACCAGTCGCCGGCAAATGAACGAATTGCTCGATTTGCTCACAAAACCGGCGTAGGCGCGGCCAGACATTCAAATTATTGTGCTCATTCGGTTGCCGGAGGTGACACATGCGGGAATTAAGCAGCATAGCTGAGGGCGCGGCCCATCTTAGGGCGGTCGATCGTATCCTTATCATGGGCTGTTCCGGCGGCGGCAAGTCGACATTGGCCCAGAAGATCGTTGCTTTTCTGGATTTGCCCTACGTCTCCATGGACCGGGAGTTTTTCTGGCTGCCGGGCTGGGTGAAGCGAGACAAG
Coding sequences within it:
- a CDS encoding GlsB/YeaQ/YmgE family stress response membrane protein produces the protein MESIGWLGLIIIGGLAGWLAGKLMDARYGVILNIILGIAGSVVAAALMVALHVGVPGGRLGFFITGFIGACILIFLAKFARR
- the lipA gene encoding lipoyl synthase; translation: MVTILDTINPDAKRVRHPEKAHRPDTEVLRKPDWIRVKAPTSKGYAETRSIVKEHKLVTVCEEAGCPNIGECWDKKHATFMIMGEICTRACAFCNVATGKPNALDMAEPDNVAKAVKQMGLSHVVITSVDRDDLEDGGAEHFEKVIWAIRAASPATTIEILTPDFLKKPGALERVVAAKPDVFNHNLETVPGNYLKVRPGARYFHSVRLLQRVKELDPTMFTKSGIMVGLGEERNEVLQLMDDLRTADVDFLTIGQYLQPTRKHHQVMSFVTPEEFKSYETVAYTKGFLMVASSPLTRSSHHAGDDFERLRAAREKKLLLAAE
- a CDS encoding AAA family ATPase translates to MEQTIAPLALSCAVDTEEAASILQKAERILVIGCSGTGKSTLAQAIASLRDLTYVSMDRDIFWLPGWKSRPRPEAIALIEQAVAGPRWIMDGNSPGTLPLRLPRTDIVIWRRPSRHVALRGVISRWLRYRGRSRPEMAPGCPERLDWKFLRYIWTFERDEAPQFQDMLARYGSNVPVVTLKSYRDGEELLSRLRSKI
- the lpdA gene encoding dihydrolipoyl dehydrogenase — protein: MAENYDVIIIGSGPGGYVAAVRAGQLGLKTAIVEREHLGGICLNWGCIPTKALLRSAEILDHSNHLKDYGLVLEGKVSADVKAVVARSRGVSARLNQGVGFLMKKNKVDVIWGEAKITKASTGAQPGEIVVSKSTKPIVEPQHPVPKNVKGEGTYTAKHIIVATGARPRALPGIEPDGKLIWTYFEALKPDFLPKSLLVMGSGAIGIEFASFYRSMGVDVTVVEVMPTIMPVEDAEISGIARKQLEKRGLKIFTKAKVIKVDKAANSITAHVETEDGKVQQIVADRMISAVGVQGNIENLGLEALGVKTDRGCVVIDGYGKTNVPGIYAIGDVAGPPMLAHKAEHEGVVCIEKIAGQPNVHPTDKGKVPGCTYCHPQVASVGLTEAKAKELGHDIRVGRFSFVANGKAIALGEDQGLCKVVFDKKTGELLGAHMVGAEVTELIQGFVVAMNLETTEEELMHTIFPHPTVSETMKEAVLDAYGRVLNA
- a CDS encoding AAA family ATPase; protein product: MDQLVMPSLRNEVRDLAEAADHIRRANRILVMGCSGGGKSTLSQKIATRFGLAYVSIDRDVLWLPGWVERAKDEQRAIIVAKVQEERWILDGTNPSTFDVRLPRTDFVIWVRMPRLLCVWGVVSRWIRWMGRTRPEMAPSCIEKVDWQFLRFIWTFEEKFAPRVLAGLAQHGPDVPVLQLTSRRQMNELLDLLTKPA
- a CDS encoding GlsB/YeaQ/YmgE family stress response membrane protein: MSITTEGWIVFLLIGLVAGFLASLIVGGGGLISCLVSGVIGAFVGGFLFHYFGISLGIQNALVVEIIHATVGAIIVVLLARVIV